A stretch of DNA from Fibrobacter succinogenes:
GATCATTCGACAAGAATTTCCTATAAGTTGCTTTTATATTTTTTAGATATCCTTTTGTCTGAGCATTCTTATACCAAAGCAGTTCCTCCAACACATCATCAAAAGCTTTATATAAGTCATCAATATGAAAGACATTGTTATGATTTATTTTCAATTGTGTATTTTGGCTATTTAAATGAATATTTCTTGCCATTTTACTTTTATCTACAGATAAACTTGTGATTACTTTTTTATCAAAATCAAATTTAAAAGGATCCAAATCATTAGAGTCATCCGTATACAAATAGAACTCGCTATCTTTGATGCTTTTCCATCGATTGCAGAACGGGCAACTTGGTTGCAAATTATAAAACGAAACACATAAAAAGGGGTATTCAGATTTAGGAAGATAATGATCCAACTCATAGCGTCCCATATCATCTAAACATGTTTTTCCTTTAGTGGTCAAACATTGCACATTCGTGTTAACAATATAACTCGCATTACAATAAACACAAGCATTTATCTTAAGATCATCAAAATACGAAACAAATCCATTAGGAGAATTTCGTACATAATCATATCTCAACGCATCAACAATCGCATCATTAAATTGAGTCATATCCTTGGGATCATTCCATGGAGATTCTTCCAAATCCGCTTTAGTCAAAAACAGAGCCCTGTGTTTATAAAAATAATCATTGGGACAAAAGGATTTTGTTTTTTTATAATTATCCCAACTTTTTTTTACCTCTGAAGGTTTCGCTAAAAGTATATCTTCTGGATTATTTTCATCTTCAAAATTGTTTATTATTTCGTCTATATAATCAATATATTTTTGATATCCATTACTCTGCGTTGCGGTAATTTTACTTTTTAAAGCATCCAAATTATCTTTGGGCTTTTGCTTCAAATTTTTAAAAATATTATCACGATATTTTTTCGCAGTTGTTTCAAAATCAGAATAAAGAAGTCGACGCATAATCACTCCTCTTGAGCAATTTTATCAAGCATATAATCTCTTATAATAGGTTCACCTATTAAATTATTAATGCGAGATTTTATTTTTTCTTTATCTATTCTTTTCTTACTATCAAAAGAATCAATTAACTTGTCTATTTGCTTTTGAGCATACGCTCCTATAAAACCGTTTTCCAAAAAGAAGCTTTGATGCAAAACATCGCAGATATTCGCTGCAAACGGATTGACACGAATAGTATCGCTTACATCTCTCCCGTTTTTTAAATACAAAATGTTTTGTTTAGGAACATCCGACAGGACAAAAGGAGAATGTGTTACCAAAATAATATTTATCATAAATTTATTATTATAGCCAAGCCTTTCGATCATAGAAATGAGATTATCGACAAAACAGCGCTGATAATCAGGATGAAAGCTTATTTCTATTTCTTCAAATATCAAGTTGACATTATTATACTTCGGAATATCCTTAGATTTTACGGACATTAAATTTTCTATATGATAAACACAAGTACTTAAAGTGCTAAAAAGTTGTCTTTCACCCGAACTAAGTTTTTCAAAAGGAATATTATTTATTGTTTTTTTATAACCATGTTGGTCTTTGTACAAAAAAACAGATGGGACAAAGAACGGTGGAGGAAGATGACGTTTCAGGTCCATCAAAGAAGCATCTGTCGAATCAAACTTCAGACATTTCAAATAGTCTTCGACAGAAAAGCCATTGGGTTTTCTACTAAGTTTTTTCACCGAATCATAACTGTTTAAAAAATTATACACTTGATGTACTTTAACTGTAATATGTGATTTATCCTCATTTATAATTTTATTTACAAGTGAAGTTAACAAACTTTTTTCTTTTCCCAATACAATCCTATCTAATTTCAATATGTTTCCTAAATCTTGATAATTTGAATATAATGAATATTTAGAAACTATTGACAAAACTTTGTATGCCAAGTAGCCATACGAATAAATTTCCATTTCATCGTACACGGCTTTTTCATCGAACCCAAATTCCTTAGCAATAATACCAAAAATTGTATTTGGATTCCCTTTTAGAAAAGAGCCTAAATCAAAGAAAATAT
This window harbors:
- a CDS encoding AAA family ATPase encodes the protein MEQKNLFCIAALKIGKDCSKIVRKNLKPGFYFFNNRCCLENDKIVLNPEYNIEENIYGKNIFLHAIVGMNGSGKSSLLELIYRMVNNFSFLLDVKKRERSNLLFVCGIDAELYYTINDILYTLVCKGESVYLIEKKNECEETIISEETSDIIGVTKNFFYSIVTNYSMQSLISSDYKGEKCFEIPGVGRTTMKSWIHRIFHKNDGYATAIVLNPYRSEDGWIDVGKEERFTVSRLSSLLYYFEKKGLRLINEYGLKNVTFKYDRQYVRERLNPWLKELAKKEYIKNQTFEKADKKICPEYDSELNDFLLDVQNIFFDLGSFLKGNPNTIFGIIAKEFGFDEKAVYDEMEIYSYGYLAYKVLSIVSKYSLYSNYQDLGNILKLDRIVLGKEKSLLTSLVNKIINEDKSHITVKVHQVYNFLNSYDSVKKLSRKPNGFSVEDYLKCLKFDSTDASLMDLKRHLPPPFFVPSVFLYKDQHGYKKTINNIPFEKLSSGERQLFSTLSTCVYHIENLMSVKSKDIPKYNNVNLIFEEIEISFHPDYQRCFVDNLISMIERLGYNNKFMINIILVTHSPFVLSDVPKQNILYLKNGRDVSDTIRVNPFAANICDVLHQSFFLENGFIGAYAQKQIDKLIDSFDSKKRIDKEKIKSRINNLIGEPIIRDYMLDKIAQEE